Proteins from a genomic interval of Diceros bicornis minor isolate mBicDic1 chromosome 34, mDicBic1.mat.cur, whole genome shotgun sequence:
- the KLK14 gene encoding kallikrein-14, which yields MCSFVHSFIRYLLRTQVVADNTVLSRTQPVAPRMFLLLTALQILAVAVSQSQGDENKIIGGYPCRQNSQPWQAALLAGPRRRFLCGGALLSDQWAITAAHCARPILQVALGKYNLKNWEATQQVLRVVRQVPHPQYNSRTHDNDLMLLRLEQPARLGRAVRPITVARSCASPGTSCRVSGWGTTSSPIAQYPNSLQCVNINIFSDQQCRQAYSGAITTGMVCAGVPQGGKDSCQGDSGGPLVCKG from the exons ATGTGTTCATTCGTTCATTCcttcatcagatatttattgaggacccaGGTCGTGGCAGACAACACTGTGCTAAGCAG AACCCAACCAGTGGCCCCCAGAATGTTCCTCCTGCTGACAGCACTTCAGATCTTGGCTGTAG CCGTGTCACAGAGCCAAGGGGATGAGAACAAGATAATTGGTGGCTATCCGTGCAGACAGAACTCTcagccatggcaggcagccctaCTGGCAGGTCCCCGGCGTCGCTTCCTCTGTGGAGGGGCCCTGCTGTCAGACCAGTGGGCCATCACTGCTGCTCACTGCGCCCGCCC GATCCTTCAGGTCGCCCTGGGCAAGTACAACTTGAAGAACTGGGAGGCCACCCAGCAGGTGCTGCGCGTGGTTCGCCAGGTGCCACACCCCCAGTACAACTCCCGGACCCACGACAATGACCTGATGCTGCTGCGGCTGGAGCAGCCCGCTCGGCTGGGGAGAGCAGTGAGGCCTATCACTGTGGCCAGATCCTGTGCCAGCCCAGGGACTTCCTGCCGTGTGTCAGGCTGGGGTACCACATCCAGCCCCATAG CCCAGTACCCCAACTCGCTGCAGTGCGTGAATATCAACATCTTCTCGGATCAGCAGTGTAGGCAGGCCTATTCCGGAGCGATCACCACAGGCATGGTCTGTGCAGGGGTCCCCCAAGGCGGGAAGGACTCTTGTCAG GGTGACTCTGGGGGACCCCTGGTGTGCAAAGGATAG